Sequence from the Exiguobacterium aurantiacum genome:
CGTCATTAATATACCAAAAAACAAGCGCTGACCATAACGGAAGCGCTTGTTTTTATTAAAATAATTTTGAGGCCCGCACTTGATGCAACTGGCTTGTCAAATTGCGGAACAGTTTCTCGTCACGCCGGTCGAGCGCCTTGTCGATTTCGACGAGCAGACGTTCTTCCTCGAACTGGGCGACCGAGGCCCGGATGACCGTCTGAGCGGACGTCGTCACTTCATCCTTGAGTTCGGCGACGGGCTCGAACGGATTCAATTCAACGATGTCGATCCACATCTCGTCGATCATCATCCCTTGGAAGTTGAGCTCCACGTAGATGGCTCCGTCATGAAGCCGGATGTCATGATACGCTTTCTCAGGATTGACCGTGATGAGGTCACCCCGGCGGTAGCGAAACGGTTCCCCGTCAAAGCCGTACGCCGTCATGATCAGGCTACGCGGTGAGACCGAGGCGTTCGTGACAAAATGAACGTTCCCGAGTTTTTCTGGATGTCTGAGCCAGTAGTCGATAATCCACTTGGCCTCTCGTTTGCGAAGCGTATGATGAGCGAGGAATCGCTTTAAGAACATCTTTTTCCGCTCGACCATATGACCCCATCTCCTTTGTATCGATTAATCGTGGTCCGTCAACCGTTCGAGCCGCTCCTCAAGAGTTTGGCGGTCGTCGACGTCGACGGTGAGCGCAAGCGTTTGCTCGAGCACTCGTTGCGCTTCGGCACGCTGTCCTTCTTCTATCAATAGTGTAGCCCATTCGATGGCAAATGACACGTCCTCTTTATAAACTTGCTCGATCGACCCGTATAGCGTGACGGCTTGATCATACTCTTCGAGTTCATAGGCCGCCTTCGCTTTGTACCAGGTCATGAGCGGGGACGTCGAGTGTTCTTCGAGTGCATCGATCGTCTCGAGGACGGCCTCCATGTCACCGGATTCGAACAAGACTGACAAGAGCAGCTCGGTCGCCTGGAGTGATTCCGGGTTCAGCGCGAGCGCCTCACGAAGTTCCGTGACCGCTTCGTCCGTCCGGCCTTGTTTCAAGAACAGCTTCGCTTTCACGGTCCGCAACTCATCGTTATAATCGTCACGGTCGATGCCCTGATCGATCACGGCCAGTGCCTCATCAAAACGGCCGAGCGCGTCGAGCGCTTCCGTATAAGGCAGATAAAGCGATGTGAAATCTGGATCCATCGCCTGCAGCGACTCGAACTGTTTGACGGCGATTTCGTCGCGGCCGATACGATGGGCCGTCATCGCATGTCCGAACACCGTGTTCAAATTGCGGTCGCCCGCTTTCTCATACTCATCGAGCGCCTCTTCGAACGATCCAATCATCGTGAGCGCCTCGGCGTAGTCCGCCTGATAGTCGAGTTCTTCCGGCAAGCGCAAGTGCGGCAGACGAGCATAGAGCGGGACGGCCTGTTCGAACGAACCGATTGACGCGTACAACTCGGCTAGACCATAGATGAGCAGCGGTTCGTCTGGATTCGCTTCAAGCGCCTCCATCAATTTCTTGACCGCGACCTCGTCCAACCCTTGCGATTGATACAGATCAGCGAGCAAGACGAGGCTGCGCATATGCGCTTCCTTGTCCGCCGTATCAATCTTTTCAAGGACGGCAATCGCTTCTTCTTCCCGGTCGCTGTCCAAGTACGCCTCGGCGAGCGACAAGGCGACATGCGGGTTGCCCGCGTAATCAACGTAGAGCGCCGCGAGCACGTTCACGGCCCGGTCGGCGAGTCCGAGTTCGAGGTAGATGTCGGCAATGGCCAGACGGTCTTCGTCCGACCCTTCCTTCTCGAGCGACTCGAGGTGCATGAGGGCATGCTCGGTCTCGCCCTTCTCGAGCATCTCAATGATATGGTTTAATTCTATTTCGTCTAACATGGTTATAGTTCCTCCTACCGGCTACTCGTATTGACGTTATTCTATCTCACGACCGAGGCGTTGTAAATCGTCACGGAATCGTGGGTAACTCACATCCGCCGCCTCGACGTGTTCAATCGTCACACGTTCCGTCGTCAATAAGTCCGCGATTTGGAGCATCATCGCTAAGCGGTGATCCCCGTGCGAAGAGACGTGACCCCCGTGCAGACGGCTCGGGAAGATGTCAAACCCGTCGTCCGTCTCGCGAAGATCGACACCGAGCGCTGAAAGTTCATGCACAACGGTCTGAATTCGGTCCGTTTCTTTGACACGGAGTTCGCCCGCGTCTCGGACCGATGACGGGCTCGTCGCTTGCGACGCGACGAGGGCGAACAACGGCAACTCATCGATTTGATGCGGGATGGCGTCCCCGTCGAGGCGGATGCCGTGGAGCGTACTCGTCGACACCGTCACGTCGCCGACCGCTTCTTCCCCGAGCGCGCGGACGTTCGTCACTTCAGTCTTCGCCCCCATCCGCTCGAGCGTGCGTAAAAACCCGATCCGTGTCTCGTTCAAACAGACGTCCGTCGTCGTGACTCGACTGCCCGGGACGAGCGCCGCCCCAGCCCACCAAAAGGCGGCCGAGGACGGATCGGCCGGAACGGCCACCGTCGCGCCCACGAGCTCGGACGGGACGAGTCGAATCGTTCGGACACCGTCCTCTGTCGTGATGTCCAATCGGCCATTGAAAAGAGGAAGCATCCGTTCCGTATGGTCCCGCGATAAGACAGGCTCGCGCACGATGGTCGGCCCGGTCGCACGAAGTCCGGCCAGCAGGACGGCTGACTTCACTTGCGCGCTCGCGACGGGCAACGTGTAATCGATGCCCGTTAGCGTCCCGCCGTGAATCGAGATTGGAGCGAAGTCCCCTTCGAGGTCAGCACCCATTTTCCGGAGCGGGTCCGTCACTCGACGCATCGGACGTTTTGAGAGCGAGGCGTCACCGGTGAGTGTGAATTCCCCACCATATCCGGCGAGAAGCCCGGCCATAAGACGCATCGTCGTGCCCGAGTTCCCGCAATCAAGTTCGGCCGATGTGAGTGTCCCTACCCCTGTGACGATGAGACGGTCCTCTTCTTCGACGACACCAGCACCCAAGCATCGGATCGCCTCGAGCGTCGATCGGCAATCCTCCCCGAGGAGCGGATCATAAATCGTCGTGTTTCCGGTCGCGACGGCCCCGAACAAGAGAGCCCGGTGCGTAATTGACTTGTCACTCGGTACGCGTATGGATCCATTCAATCCCATGTCAAAACCACCTTTTCATTTGATGAAACGCTTCAGCGAGCCGCTCGGCCGTGACACGTTCCACGGTCACTTCTTCACCGAGCAGGACGAAGCGGATGTGTCCATCCCGATTCTTTTTATCGTGTCCCATGCCTGCGAGATACGAGTCGAACGGTTGCCAGTTGACCGCCGAGATGTTTTCTTGCTTCATGTACGTAGCGAGGGATTCAGCCCGCATCTCGTCGCCGGAGACGAGGAAGGCGTACACCATGCCGTACAGGATGGCTTCCCCGTGCGACAATCGATACGCCTCGGCCGATTCGAGCGCATGCCCGAACGTATGGCCAAAATTCAACCACGCCCGCACACCTTGTTCACGTTCATCGGCCTCGACGACCAATCGTTTCACTTCAACCCCACGCGCGAGCCATTCTTCCCAATCGAGCGGTCCTTGGGCCAAGGCCGTGAACAATTCGGTTTCGAACGAGTGGCCGAGGACGTAACGTGACAAATAGGCGTGCTTAATCAATTCGCCGAGTCCGCTCAAGACGTCCCGCGCGGACAACGTCTCAAGGCGTTCGACGTTGTAATGGACGCCTGCCGGTTGATAGAAGGCACCGATCGCGTTTTTCGCGAGCGGATGGTTGACCGCGACTTTTCCGCCGACGGCCGAATCGTGCGCGAGCACGGTCGTCGGCACTTGTATGTAACGCACACCGCGCATATAGACACTCGCCAAAAAACCGGCCAAGTCTCCGACCATGCCGCCGCCGAACGCCACGATGAGCGTATCTCGGTCACAACCGGCCGTCAATCCGTCCGTGACGAGCCGTTCGATCGTCTCGAGCGACTTCGAGCCGTCGCCAGGGCGAACGACCGACCAGACGATTGCTTCATGTTTGCGCGCGAGCCGATCCCGAAACGCACTTCCGTGCAGCCGGTCGACCGTCTCATCTGTGACGACCCAAACGGTTGAACACGTGAAGTATGGGACACGGTCGAGCCAGGCGTCACCTTGTTCGATCGTGACCTCGTACGGGGTCGAGGCGTTCACGTGGACCGTCACCACGTCCGGATCTCTTCCCGGTACGAAGCGACGCGTGACTGGAGCCGGTTGACCGTGTCATGGCCGAACGTTTCGCACAGTTCACGGGCAAGCTCGAAAGCGATGACCGCCTCGACAACGAGCGAAGCGGCCGGTACGGCACAGGCGTCGCTGCGCTCGATTTGCGCGAGAAACGGTTCTTTCGTCTCGATGTCGACGGATTGGAGCGGTTTATAGAGCGTCGGAATCGGCTTCATCACAGCCGTACAGACGATTGGCATGCCTGTCGTCATTCCGCCTTCGAAACCGCCGAGATGGTTGCTCAGCCGCGTATAGCCGTCCGGGCCATAGGCGATTGGGTCCATCACTTCAGAACCTGGTCGATACGCCATCTCAAAGCCGTCGCCGAACGCGACACCTTTGATGGCGTTGACGCTCATGACGGCGCGAGCGATGGCCGCATCGAGTTTCCGGTCGTATTGGACGTACGATCCGAGCCCTGGGATGACGCCATGCACTTCCGTGCAGACGACACCTCCGAGCGAATCGCCAGCCGCTTTCGCCTCGTCGATCCGATTCATCATCGCTTGACCTGCGGCCTCGTCGAGCGTCCGGACCGGTGACGCCTCGATCGTGGCGCGCATCGTTTCGAGCGACTCGTATGACGCCTCGGCTGTGACACCGCCGATCACTTTGACGTAGCTGACGAGTGACATGCCGACCGAAGCGAGCAACTGCTTACTGAGTGCCCCGACGGCGACGCGGGCCGCCGTCTCCCGAGCGCTCGAGCGTTCGAGCACGTCCCGAAGGTCGCGATGGTCATACTTCAGTCCGCCGACGAGATCGGCGTGTCCCGGTCGCGGTCTGACGACGCGGCGCTTGATTTCCATATCCGCGTCGACGGGTTCGGCCTGCATGACGTTCCGCCAGTGGGTATGGTCCTTGTTCTCGATCCAAAACGAAATAGGGGCCCCCGTCGTCACCCCGTGACGAATGCCGGCCCTCACCTCGATTCGGTCTGATTCGATTTGCATGCGACGGCCCCGTCCGTAACCCGATTGCCGTTTGGCGAGCTCTTCGTTGATCGCTTGCACGTCGACTTCAAGCCCGGCCGGTACACCCTCGATGATGATCGAGAGTCCCGGTCCGTGCGATTCTCCTGCCGTCAAATAACGCATCTGCGCCACCTCACTCTTCAAATTTTTCGTAAAAGAAACTTTGTTTCATCTTGTAGCCGTACCGTTTCGGTTGAAAGATTTGCTCCGTGCCCCCGACGAAGAGGACCCCGCCTGGCCGAAGCGAACGGTGGAACGATTTATAGACTTTCTCTTTCGCTTCCTCGGTGAAATAAATCAGGACGTTGCGGCAGACGATCAAATCGAAATTCCGTTCGTACACATCGGCCAACAGGTTATGTTTTTTAAACGTCACCAATTTTTTGATGTCTTCAGTGATGTAATAGTCGTCCCCGCGGCGGGTGAAGTAACGCTGCCGAAAATCAGGGGGCAAGTCGACGAGCGCCCGCTCATGGTATTTGCCTTGCTTCGCTTTTTCGATCACCACGTCATCTAGGTCCGTCGCCGTGATTGTGAACTGGGCGGGTGACAAATGTTTCGATAACAGCATCGCCAACGAATACGGCTCTTCTCCGGTCGAACAGGCCGCGCTCCACACACGCAATTTACCTTGGCTTTTCCGGATGAGCTCAGGTAAGATGTCCGTCTCAAGCTGTTGCCAGCGGACCGGATTGCGATAAAACTCGCTCACGTTGATCGTCATGCGGTCTAAAAATTCATCGTATAACCCGCGATCCGCTTCCATCGCTTTAAAATATTCAATGAACGTGGCATACCCTTTCTTCTCACGAAGCGCGATCATGCGACGCTTCATCTGAGCCTCTTTATATAAATTCAAGTCGATCCCCGACTTCAAATAAAACTTTTTTACGAAGATGGCATAATCATTTATCACCAGTTCCAACCTCAATTCTTTCTCTTCTCCTAGATCATGTCGTGCCAAAACGTGCGAAAGCGCTTCAATCCCAATACAAAAAGGGACAGGAGGCCCCCGTCCCTTTTATCGTCATTAAACGTGTGATGCTTCAGTGGCGAACCAGAGTGACAATTCACGCTCTGCGCTCTCCACGCTATCTGAACCATGGATGACGTTTTGTGACATCGTCGAGGCCAAGTCGCCACGAATCGTTCCAGGTTGTGCGTCAAGCGGGTTCGTCTTCCCGATCATCAATCGAGAGACGGCGACGATGTTCTCGCCTTCCCACTCCATCGCCACAACAGGACCAGACGTTAAAAATTCGACCAACTCTCCAAAGAACGGCTTTTCTTTATGTTCCGCGTAATGCGATTGTGCGACTTCCATTGATGGTGTCAACAACTCAAGACGATTCAACGTATAGCCTTTATGTTCGAAGCGCGAGATGATTTCCCCAATCAATCCGCGTTTCACTCCATCCGGTTTCACCATTAAAAATGTTTTTTCCATTCCCCTAATCCCCCTAAATCGATATGTGTACCATGTACGTTATTAGTTTACACGGTCACCATCATTATTGAAAGGGGTTACAAGGTATCACTTACCATTTTCGTTTCCCGATATACTCGGCGATTTCGATGA
This genomic interval carries:
- a CDS encoding tetratricopeptide repeat protein, whose amino-acid sequence is MLDEIELNHIIEMLEKGETEHALMHLESLEKEGSDEDRLAIADIYLELGLADRAVNVLAALYVDYAGNPHVALSLAEAYLDSDREEEAIAVLEKIDTADKEAHMRSLVLLADLYQSQGLDEVAVKKLMEALEANPDEPLLIYGLAELYASIGSFEQAVPLYARLPHLRLPEELDYQADYAEALTMIGSFEEALDEYEKAGDRNLNTVFGHAMTAHRIGRDEIAVKQFESLQAMDPDFTSLYLPYTEALDALGRFDEALAVIDQGIDRDDYNDELRTVKAKLFLKQGRTDEAVTELREALALNPESLQATELLLSVLFESGDMEAVLETIDALEEHSTSPLMTWYKAKAAYELEEYDQAVTLYGSIEQVYKEDVSFAIEWATLLIEEGQRAEAQRVLEQTLALTVDVDDRQTLEERLERLTDHD
- a CDS encoding CheR family methyltransferase, with product MNDYAIFVKKFYLKSGIDLNLYKEAQMKRRMIALREKKGYATFIEYFKAMEADRGLYDEFLDRMTINVSEFYRNPVRWQQLETDILPELIRKSQGKLRVWSAACSTGEEPYSLAMLLSKHLSPAQFTITATDLDDVVIEKAKQGKYHERALVDLPPDFRQRYFTRRGDDYYITEDIKKLVTFKKHNLLADVYERNFDLIVCRNVLIYFTEEAKEKVYKSFHRSLRPGGVLFVGGTEQIFQPKRYGYKMKQSFFYEKFEE
- the aroA gene encoding 3-phosphoshikimate 1-carboxyvinyltransferase; translation: MGLNGSIRVPSDKSITHRALLFGAVATGNTTIYDPLLGEDCRSTLEAIRCLGAGVVEEEDRLIVTGVGTLTSAELDCGNSGTTMRLMAGLLAGYGGEFTLTGDASLSKRPMRRVTDPLRKMGADLEGDFAPISIHGGTLTGIDYTLPVASAQVKSAVLLAGLRATGPTIVREPVLSRDHTERMLPLFNGRLDITTEDGVRTIRLVPSELVGATVAVPADPSSAAFWWAGAALVPGSRVTTTDVCLNETRIGFLRTLERMGAKTEVTNVRALGEEAVGDVTVSTSTLHGIRLDGDAIPHQIDELPLFALVASQATSPSSVRDAGELRVKETDRIQTVVHELSALGVDLRETDDGFDIFPSRLHGGHVSSHGDHRLAMMLQIADLLTTERVTIEHVEAADVSYPRFRDDLQRLGREIE
- a CDS encoding 3-dehydroquinate synthase, with amino-acid sequence MVTVHVNASTPYEVTIEQGDAWLDRVPYFTCSTVWVVTDETVDRLHGSAFRDRLARKHEAIVWSVVRPGDGSKSLETIERLVTDGLTAGCDRDTLIVAFGGGMVGDLAGFLASVYMRGVRYIQVPTTVLAHDSAVGGKVAVNHPLAKNAIGAFYQPAGVHYNVERLETLSARDVLSGLGELIKHAYLSRYVLGHSFETELFTALAQGPLDWEEWLARGVEVKRLVVEADEREQGVRAWLNFGHTFGHALESAEAYRLSHGEAILYGMVYAFLVSGDEMRAESLATYMKQENISAVNWQPFDSYLAGMGHDKKNRDGHIRFVLLGEEVTVERVTAERLAEAFHQMKRWF
- the aroC gene encoding chorismate synthase, which produces MRYLTAGESHGPGLSIIIEGVPAGLEVDVQAINEELAKRQSGYGRGRRMQIESDRIEVRAGIRHGVTTGAPISFWIENKDHTHWRNVMQAEPVDADMEIKRRVVRPRPGHADLVGGLKYDHRDLRDVLERSSARETAARVAVGALSKQLLASVGMSLVSYVKVIGGVTAEASYESLETMRATIEASPVRTLDEAAGQAMMNRIDEAKAAGDSLGGVVCTEVHGVIPGLGSYVQYDRKLDAAIARAVMSVNAIKGVAFGDGFEMAYRPGSEVMDPIAYGPDGYTRLSNHLGGFEGGMTTGMPIVCTAVMKPIPTLYKPLQSVDIETKEPFLAQIERSDACAVPAASLVVEAVIAFELARELCETFGHDTVNRLQSRVASYREEIRTW
- the ndk gene encoding nucleoside-diphosphate kinase, whose translation is MEKTFLMVKPDGVKRGLIGEIISRFEHKGYTLNRLELLTPSMEVAQSHYAEHKEKPFFGELVEFLTSGPVVAMEWEGENIVAVSRLMIGKTNPLDAQPGTIRGDLASTMSQNVIHGSDSVESAERELSLWFATEASHV
- a CDS encoding ReoY family proteolytic degradation factor translates to MVERKKMFLKRFLAHHTLRKREAKWIIDYWLRHPEKLGNVHFVTNASVSPRSLIMTAYGFDGEPFRYRRGDLITVNPEKAYHDIRLHDGAIYVELNFQGMMIDEMWIDIVELNPFEPVAELKDEVTTSAQTVIRASVAQFEEERLLVEIDKALDRRDEKLFRNLTSQLHQVRASKLF